One genomic segment of Sander lucioperca isolate FBNREF2018 chromosome 10, SLUC_FBN_1.2, whole genome shotgun sequence includes these proteins:
- the wu:fj39g12 gene encoding C-type natriuretic peptide 1, producing MLCPVLLCATLLLLTPLEITEARSLHPSPDVVEFMEQFLERYNELLTLDDLENLLNSQPEEQSNFSPGVKAAEYPKWADAQTQAETPWLRLLKGALANQKRAEPDRSRRGWNRGCFGLKLDRIGSMSGLGC from the exons ATGCTGTGTCCTGTGCTGCTTTGTGCCACTCTGCTCCTCCTGACACCTCTGGAGATCACAGAGGCTCGCTCTCTGCACCCTTCTCCTGATGTTGTGGAG TTTATGGAGCAGTTTCTGGAACGCTACAATGAGCTTTTGACCCTCGACGACCTGGAGAACCTGTTGAACAGCCAACCAGAGGAGCAGTCCAACTTCTCCCCGGGGGTCAAAGCGGCCGAGTACCCCAAATGGGCTGATGCACAAACCCAGGCTGAGACCCCCTGGCTGCGCCTGCTGAAGGGGGCTCTGGCCAATCAGAAGCGAGCGGAGCCGGACCGGTCACGGAGGGGATGGAACCGAGGATGCTTTGGGCTGAAACTGGATCGGATCGGGTCCATGAGTGGACTGGGCTGTTAG